Sequence from the Salinicoccus sp. Bachu38 genome:
GAGAGTGATGGGACCGATCAGAGTAAAAGTAAGTATACCGACTACGAGCAATGAAATCGGTGCGACCAGAAGTAGCTTGAACATGTCATGGATCCGTTTATCCAGGAAGTTTTCAACTTTCGCAAGCAGCCATGCGGCTACAAGTACCGGCAGGACCTGACCCTGATAGTTCAGCTGTTCAATTTGCAGACCGAAGAAATTCCATGTTGGAATTTCTGCCAGTTCGCCGGCTTCCGCGTCGAACAGTCCATATTGGCTTGCAAGATCCGGGTGACATAATGCCACACCGAGTGCGATACCGAGCAGCGGATTTCCACCGAACACCTTCATGGCAGACCAGCCGATCAGCACCGGCAGGAAGATGAATGGTGCAACCGCAATGAAGTTGATCATACTCGCAATGCCTTCGATGCCAGGGAATTGGGTAATGACGGAATCATTGTCCCAGAACAGCCCTTCCACTGTCAGCAGGTTGTTTATACCGAGCAGCAGACCCGCTGTAACGATTGCAGGAAGAATTGGAATGAATATGTCACCAAGCATCTTGATGAACCGTTGGATCGGATTCATCTTCTGGGCCGCTGCCGCCTTCACTTCATCCTTCGAGCCGCCACCCTTGCCCGTCTCCTCCTCGAAAATCTTAAACGCTTCATTTACAGTACCCTGGCCAATGACCACCTGGAACTGGTTGTTCGCAGCAAAAGAGCCTTTTACAAGATCGATCGAATCCAGCTTCTCTTTGTCCACCTTGGATTCGTCCTCAAGAGCAAGACGCAATCTTGTCACACAGTGTGTTGCTGCATTGACATTCTCCTCGCCACCAATCGCGTCAATAATGGCTTTGACATCATCACGGTTCACTGCCATTCATTCCACACTCCTTCAATGTTGATTTATCGCCATAACTATAACATGTATAGACAGCAATGTAAAGGCTTTCATAAATTGTGAAATGTAAATTTTTTCCTTCGGAATGCATGCCATATAAAAAAGTGCCGCTACTTGGAGCGGCACTTTATCAGTGAAAGCAAATACTACTTTCAATCTTTATTATATGTTACCCCTTTTTAAATGAATGAAACACTTCTCCCCTATTTTATATCTCCCTCACTTCTATGAGTTGGAATACTCATATGCCTTCTCGCCATGGATGACAACATCAAGTCCATCGAGCTCTTCTTTCTCATCCGTGCGGAGTGTCGTGAAGAGGCTGATGCCTTTGGCGATTCCGTATGTCATTACAGCACTGAACAGGATTGTGGCGGTCACCGCAACAATCTGCGCAACTACAGGCGTGAATCCGCCGCCTGCAAGGAGGCCGTCTGAAATGCCCGGATTTACGGCACTTGTCTGAAGGACCCCTGTGCCGATTGCGCCGACGATGCCTCCGATACCGTGGAGCCCGAATGCGTCGAGCGCGTCATCGTAGTTCAACAGCACTTTCAGTTTTGTGATGGCGAAGAAACAGATTGCACCGCCCAGGAGACCAAGAGCCATGGCTCCACCATAGGTGACGAATCCGGCTGCCGGCGTGATGGCCACCAGTCCGGCAAGCATGCCTGACAGTGTCCCGATCAGTGACACCTTGCCTTTCATGAGTCTTTCAACCAGTACCCAACCGGCAATCCCGGCTGTAGAAGCCAGAATCGTATTTGCAAAAGCACTCATCGCAATGGCATCAAATGTCAGTGCGCTACCTGTGTTGAATCCGAACCAGCCGAACCATACCAGGATGGCACCGACCATCGTGATGACAAGGTTGTGCGGCGGTTTTTTATTATCCGGCTTCCTTGACCCGAGCATCAAAGCGAGTACCAGGCCTGACACACCGGATGAGATATGGACGACTGTCCCTCCGGCAAAGTCGATTGCGCCGATGGAGTGAATCCACCCACCGCCCCACACCCAGTGCGCGACCGGACTGTAGACAAGGATGACCCATAATGCCATAAATAATAGAAAAGGACCAAACTTCATACGTTCTGCAACCGACCCTGTAAGGATGGAGACTGCAATCGTACAGAATGTCAGCTGAAACAGCATGTATAAGGCAAATGGAATCGTTTCGGAAAATGCAGCGTTCGGTTCATATCCGACTCCTGTCAGACCGATATATGAAAGGTCTCCTATGAACAGGTTACTCCCCCCAAAACTCAAGGAAAATCCGAGACCCACCCACACAAAAGTTACGACGACAATAGCGGCAAGACTGTGCATCGAAGTATTCAGCACATTCTTGGATTGCACAAGACCCCCGTAGAACAGTGCCAGTCCCGGCGTCATCAGCCAGACCAGAAGTGTACAAAGAAATATAAAAATCGTATCCATGATCATTCCCCCAAATTAAGTATGAGGACATTATATAACCATTTTCTGAATGTTCAAAATCCATGTAAAAAAGTCTGACATCACATGTCAGACTTTCTCACATCATCTATCTATTCCGAAGCATCCGAATGGCATATATCAACAGACCGAGCATCAGAAGCACACTTCCCATAATCACCAGCATCGTGTTCATCCCCGGGTCTTCTATGTTTTCACCAGCAGATACCTGTTCTTCCGGTTCCAGATTTTCTGCTTGCGGTTCATCTTTTTCAGAAAGGTCAAAGACGAGACCTTTTTTTCCTTTATTATCAATCGTCAATGTTTTGTCTGCCTCATCCGCTTCATACCCCTCAGGTACATCCATTTCAAGCGTATAGTCTCCGGCCGGCACTTCCGGGAATTGGAATTTTCCTTCTGCATCCGTCACCGCTTCATCTTCCTTCTCTCCCGAGAGGGAGACCGTGACATCCTCCACACCTTTGGCACCTGCCATTACCTTTCCCTCAATCGAAAACTCAGTCACTTCAGACTGATTGATATTCACCTTCACCGGTTCCATTTCTACAACCGGCTCCTCAGTTGGCACTTCAACCGGTTCTTCGATGACCTCCTGGGTGAATTCCTCGACAGTCGGCTCAAGCGTCTGTTCCACAGTCGGTTCAGGTTCGTAGTCTTCATATGAATCTTCGTAAGATTCCTCAGTCCATTCTTCATATGTCTCTTCAGTTTGAGGAGGGACGTAATCATATGTCTCTTCCGTCCACTCCTCATAGTACTCGCCGGTATATTCCTCTTCTGCAGAAGGTTCTGAGGTCGGCTCCTCCATCGTGTCTTCAGTCGAAGGGTCCTGTGAATTCTCCTGGGTCGCTTCCTCATGAGTATCTGCAGCTACCCGAGAAACAGGTATGAGTATAATGAATAGTATAATAGCGATATAATAGGCAATTTTACGCATGTCAGCCTCCAATGATAGTCTTATATTTTTAGTGATGCATACATTTCAATCCACCAATATCTGTAACACTAGGTTAAATAATACTATAAAATAAAAAATAAGAACACCTTGGGTACAAACTGAATTATGACTTGAAGCATGGCTTGCTTCATTTATTCATTATCTTGGCTCCTCATCAGAATCCGCTTTTTCTTTGTAATACTGTTTTTCTTCCTTTTCACTGATAAAAGTTTTCTGAAGCGGATAATGCGCCCTTGAAAATGAACCTCCGCTCACATCCTTCACAGTACTGACAACAGTAAATGCGTTCTCATCTATCTCCCCAATCAGTTTTTTCAAATAGAATAGTTGCTGTTTTGGAACTACAACATAAATAAGATTTTCATCATCCCCACTCCGGTCGTTCCTTCCTTGCAGTATGGTGGTGTGGGCGCCGAGATTATTTCTGATGGAACGGGCTATTGATTCACTATAGTCCGAAAATATATGTATGATCTTCTTTGATTCAAAACCTTCCAGAACATAGTCAGTCACTTTTTTTCCTATAAATAAGGCCACAACAGTATATAGTGTCAGAATGGGTCCTATAACCATTACCCCACCCGCCACTACTAAAGCATCCAGCACAAGGTTGGTTCCTGTTATTCCCCAGCCAAAGTTATAATTCAATACCTTTGCAATTGTAGATGTCCCGCCAATAGTACTCCCTGAACGGAAAATGAAACCAAAACCGATTCCAGTAAAAACGCCTGCATAAAGCGCCGCAAGGAGAGGATCACCCATCGGGGAACCAAAACCTTCCAATAAGAAGAGAAAGATGGAAAATAAGGGGATGGAAATAATTGATTTTAATATTATCGATTTAGGCAGATAACGATAACTAATTAATAAAACCAGACCATTCGCAACCAAAGTTACCAGTGCCGGAGACCAGCCCAGGCCGAAATATAGCAATAGGGACAACCCAGGGATTCCTCCCTCTGCCAGCGAATTGGGCATGGCAAATATCGCTACTGAAAAAGCAAAGAAAAAAGTACCCAGTACCATAAGTCCAAAATTTTTCATATCGCACATCCTTTTTCTCTACAATGATTTCAAGTATATAAGTTTTAGTCTCATATTGCATCAACACTGGAAATGTTATTTAATTTATATTCTTTAACCCAAAAAAAACCTCTGTCCTAAAAGGATCAGAGGACTATAGAATATATGCTGTTATTCCCACCCGATACTTCGCCAATACAATATGCAGCAATATAGTTGATGTGACAGTCTTTTATAGAATATCGACAGCAATAATAAAGTTAAGTTTGATATAAAGTATGCCATGTATTGTTTAATATTTTCAGTATTTTCAGTACATTTGAAACGTCAAATTGCCTATGTTACTTTCATGGTAGAAAGAGATTCAATCATCTCTGAAAGGGGAGTTCTTAAATGAAGAAAAGAACTTTACTCAGTTCACTACTAGTCTCGAGTACACTGGTGTTTACAGGAATGAGCGGCACGGCACAAGCAGATGAAGCGGAGGAAGAAGAGGGAGCGAAAACTGTCTGGGGCGAAATACTCCCTGCAGAAACTGATCCGGATGGTGACGGATGGGCGAACACAGGATTTGATATCACATGGATGTCCCAAGAATCTCAGGACAGAATTAACGAATTGGCTTACGAAAAGGACTTCGGCGAGTTGTCCCAAGTAGAATTTAATGAAAAAGTCGCAGCAATATACCAAAAAGAACAGCAGCTTCAGGCTGGAGAAAATAACGGACAGACAAACTTTCCTCAGCAAGGAATTGACGCAGTGGATATGGATGCAACAAAAGAAAATATGGCTGAACTGGCATTATATTCACCTGAAAAATTGAATGACGCTCCGCTGAAAGATACACCGTATAACTATAACTTTGTTTATGACGGTTATGAATTCCATTTTTCCTATGACGGCACGTATTGGAAATGGTCATATGCAACTTCAAAGAACTTTACGGATGATGAGCTGATTTACCTGGCCCATAATGATCCAGAGAAGCTGAATGAAAAGCCGGTGAAAGCCGGGGCCTACGACTTCCACTTATACGATCATGAAAACAAGTATGTTTATCATTTCTCTTCTGATGGAGAAAAATGGTCCTGGTCATATAAGAAGAAGTAGTCCAATTTTAAGTTTAGACAAATAAAAAGACACGCCGCAGGACGGTTTTCCTGCGGCGTGTCTTGTCTGTAATCCATTTTCTGATTCATGACTATAAAACAGAAGCACTCTATAACCACTGCCGTTATAGAGTGCTTTAATTCTATTCAGCTATTCCCACTCGATTGTCGCCGGTGGCTTGCTTGTTACGTCATAGACGACGCGGTTGATCTGTTCGCTCTCATTGACGAGGCGTTTTGAAATGCGTTCCAGTACATCCCAGTCGATTTTGGCGAATTCACTCGTCATGCCGTCGATGCTTGTGACGGCACGGATGCCGATGGTGTGGCTGTATGTACGGTAGTCACCCATGACACCGACGGAGCGGATGTCCGGAAGGACTGTGAAGTACTGCCAGATTTCACGGTCGAGTCCTGCCTTCTTGATTTCATCCCGGAGGATCCAGTCGCTTTCGCGCACGATTTCCAGTTTCTCTTCTGTGATTTCACCAAGGATGCGGATGCCGAGGCCCGG
This genomic interval carries:
- a CDS encoding ammonium transporter → MDTIFIFLCTLLVWLMTPGLALFYGGLVQSKNVLNTSMHSLAAIVVVTFVWVGLGFSLSFGGSNLFIGDLSYIGLTGVGYEPNAAFSETIPFALYMLFQLTFCTIAVSILTGSVAERMKFGPFLLFMALWVILVYSPVAHWVWGGGWIHSIGAIDFAGGTVVHISSGVSGLVLALMLGSRKPDNKKPPHNLVITMVGAILVWFGWFGFNTGSALTFDAIAMSAFANTILASTAGIAGWVLVERLMKGKVSLIGTLSGMLAGLVAITPAAGFVTYGGAMALGLLGGAICFFAITKLKVLLNYDDALDAFGLHGIGGIVGAIGTGVLQTSAVNPGISDGLLAGGGFTPVVAQIVAVTATILFSAVMTYGIAKGISLFTTLRTDEKEELDGLDVVIHGEKAYEYSNS
- a CDS encoding YitT family protein; this encodes MKNFGLMVLGTFFFAFSVAIFAMPNSLAEGGIPGLSLLLYFGLGWSPALVTLVANGLVLLISYRYLPKSIILKSIISIPLFSIFLFLLEGFGSPMGDPLLAALYAGVFTGIGFGFIFRSGSTIGGTSTIAKVLNYNFGWGITGTNLVLDALVVAGGVMVIGPILTLYTVVALFIGKKVTDYVLEGFESKKIIHIFSDYSESIARSIRNNLGAHTTILQGRNDRSGDDENLIYVVVPKQQLFYLKKLIGEIDENAFTVVSTVKDVSGGSFSRAHYPLQKTFISEKEEKQYYKEKADSDEEPR
- the treP gene encoding PTS system trehalose-specific EIIBC component: MAVNRDDVKAIIDAIGGEENVNAATHCVTRLRLALEDESKVDKEKLDSIDLVKGSFAANNQFQVVIGQGTVNEAFKIFEEETGKGGGSKDEVKAAAAQKMNPIQRFIKMLGDIFIPILPAIVTAGLLLGINNLLTVEGLFWDNDSVITQFPGIEGIASMINFIAVAPFIFLPVLIGWSAMKVFGGNPLLGIALGVALCHPDLASQYGLFDAEAGELAEIPTWNFFGLQIEQLNYQGQVLPVLVAAWLLAKVENFLDKRIHDMFKLLLVAPISLLVVGILTFTLIGPITLFLSGVISDSVVWLFESAGILGGAVYGLFYAPLVITGLHHMFLAMDLQLIGTTGATYLWPILAISNIAQGSAAFGAWVIYRQQKKKKEEGLAMTSGISGWLGVTEPAMFGVNLPLKYPFLAAILTTAFVGGLFGMNGLTAASVGVGGVPGVISITEGFWMLFTIGMGIAIVVPFLLTLLFSRFAKEKTKDMVKD
- a CDS encoding prealbumin-like fold domain-containing protein, producing MRKIAYYIAIILFIILIPVSRVAADTHEEATQENSQDPSTEDTMEEPTSEPSAEEEYTGEYYEEWTEETYDYVPPQTEETYEEWTEESYEDSYEDYEPEPTVEQTLEPTVEEFTQEVIEEPVEVPTEEPVVEMEPVKVNINQSEVTEFSIEGKVMAGAKGVEDVTVSLSGEKEDEAVTDAEGKFQFPEVPAGDYTLEMDVPEGYEADEADKTLTIDNKGKKGLVFDLSEKDEPQAENLEPEEQVSAGENIEDPGMNTMLVIMGSVLLMLGLLIYAIRMLRNR